A region of Streptomyces paludis DNA encodes the following proteins:
- the rpmF gene encoding 50S ribosomal protein L32: MAVPKRKMSRSNTRHRRSQWKAAVPNLVSCERCQEPKLQHIACPSCGTYNKRQVLEV; encoded by the coding sequence GTGGCTGTTCCGAAGCGGAAGATGTCGCGCAGCAACACGCGCCACCGCCGGTCGCAGTGGAAGGCTGCGGTCCCCAACCTGGTTTCGTGTGAGCGTTGCCAGGAGCCGAAGCTCCAGCACATCGCGTGCCCGAGCTGCGGCACGTACAACAAGCGCCAGGTCCTCGAGGTCTGA
- a CDS encoding YceD family protein has protein sequence MNARLDHLNPLVFDTHELGRRPGALRRLTRSAPAPKDFGIAGVIGVPEGAPVELDLRLESVMEGVLVTGTARATAEGECVRCLEPLGEEVAADFQEMFSYHDTDGRGRAVRAETADDAEGEDEDRFFIEDSLFDLEPVLRDAVVLALPMQPVCRETCAGLCSTCGIRLDENPDHHHDAVDIRWAALQGLADTVKDGEKDNMGGAEAGVDEKQEK, from the coding sequence CTGAACGCGCGCCTCGACCACCTCAACCCCCTCGTGTTCGACACACACGAGCTGGGGCGGCGTCCTGGTGCGCTCCGCAGGCTGACCCGCTCGGCGCCGGCTCCCAAGGATTTCGGCATCGCGGGGGTCATCGGGGTGCCCGAGGGCGCTCCCGTGGAGCTGGACCTCCGGCTCGAATCCGTCATGGAGGGGGTGCTCGTCACGGGCACCGCCCGTGCGACGGCCGAGGGGGAATGCGTAAGGTGTCTGGAGCCGCTCGGCGAGGAAGTGGCCGCGGACTTCCAGGAGATGTTCTCGTACCACGACACCGATGGCCGGGGCCGCGCCGTGCGCGCGGAGACGGCCGACGATGCCGAGGGCGAGGACGAGGACAGGTTCTTCATCGAAGACAGCCTGTTCGACCTCGAACCCGTGCTGCGTGACGCGGTGGTGCTCGCACTGCCGATGCAGCCGGTGTGCCGGGAGACCTGTGCCGGTCTGTGTTCCACATGTGGGATCAGGCTGGACGAGAACCCGGACCACCACCACGACGCCGTCGACATCCGTTGGGCGGCACTGCAGGGACTCGCCGACACCGTCAAGGACGGCGAGAAGGACAACATGGGCGGCGCCGAAGCGGGCGTCGACGAGAAGCAGGAGAAGTAG
- a CDS encoding ATP synthase F0 subunit B, which produces MDVQKKLDEIVDTVGNARSMPMSASCVVNRAELLALLEEVRDALPDSLAEAQEVIGGHEQMAEQARQEAERIIQGAHAQRSTLIADTAVARQSQEEADRILAEARRDAEEIRAEADDYVDSKLANFEVVLTKTIGSVDRGREKLLGRAPGGGEDDDAPEYSADPATLIQRADEYVDAKIGAFEAVLSKTLEAVGRGRQKLQGRIATDELGAHMAAQDAAGPQGRTSDADFLADLAGTPRESLRAPVPAPEPAEAAPQPYADPAYPQTPPQTQPQYADAGYQDPAYAQAADPGYGGGYPQQDAYGYPQQDPYPYQQQDAYGQIPGQLPGQIPGQLAEQNQGYDPNYGWQQPGGQPPMPTALPALPALPALPSGAPQSGDPQSALDETSFFDTSMIDIDQLRRYEQGL; this is translated from the coding sequence GTGGACGTGCAGAAGAAGCTCGACGAGATCGTCGACACGGTCGGAAACGCCCGTTCCATGCCCATGTCGGCCTCCTGCGTGGTGAACCGCGCCGAGCTGCTCGCGCTGCTCGAAGAGGTACGGGACGCGCTCCCCGACTCGCTGGCCGAGGCGCAGGAGGTGATCGGCGGCCATGAACAGATGGCCGAGCAGGCCCGCCAGGAGGCCGAACGGATCATCCAGGGCGCGCACGCCCAGCGCTCCACCCTGATCGCCGACACCGCGGTGGCGCGCCAGTCCCAGGAGGAGGCCGACCGGATCCTCGCGGAGGCCCGCAGGGACGCCGAGGAGATCCGCGCGGAGGCCGACGACTACGTCGACTCCAAGCTCGCCAACTTCGAGGTCGTCCTCACCAAGACCATCGGATCCGTCGACCGAGGCCGGGAGAAACTCCTCGGCCGCGCCCCCGGCGGCGGCGAGGACGACGACGCCCCCGAGTACAGCGCCGACCCGGCGACCCTGATCCAGCGGGCCGACGAGTACGTCGACGCCAAGATCGGCGCCTTCGAGGCCGTGCTCTCCAAGACCCTGGAGGCGGTCGGCCGCGGCCGGCAGAAGCTCCAGGGCCGGATCGCCACGGACGAGCTGGGCGCGCACATGGCGGCCCAGGACGCGGCGGGCCCGCAGGGCCGCACCAGCGACGCGGACTTCCTCGCGGACCTCGCCGGGACGCCCCGGGAGTCCCTCCGGGCGCCCGTGCCGGCGCCGGAGCCCGCGGAGGCGGCCCCCCAGCCGTACGCCGACCCCGCGTACCCGCAGACACCGCCCCAGACGCAGCCGCAGTACGCCGACGCCGGATACCAGGACCCCGCCTACGCCCAGGCGGCGGACCCCGGCTACGGCGGCGGCTACCCGCAGCAGGACGCGTACGGTTATCCGCAGCAGGACCCGTACCCGTACCAGCAGCAGGACGCGTACGGGCAGATCCCCGGCCAGCTTCCCGGGCAGATCCCCGGCCAGCTCGCCGAGCAGAACCAGGGCTACGACCCGAACTACGGCTGGCAGCAGCCCGGCGGCCAGCCGCCCATGCCCACGGCGCTCCCGGCCCTGCCCGCGCTCCCCGCCCTGCCCTCCGGCGCGCCCCAGTCCGGCGATCCGCAGAGCGCGCTCGACGAGACCAGCTTCTTCGACACCAGCATGATCGACATCGACCAGCTGCGCCGCTACGAACAGGGGCTGTGA
- the coaD gene encoding pantetheine-phosphate adenylyltransferase, with amino-acid sequence MRRAVCPGSFDPITNGHLDIIARASKLYDSVHVAVMINQSKQGLFPIEERIELIRAVTAEFGNVEVESFHGLLVDFCKQRDIPAIVKGLRAVSDFDYELQMAQMNNGLSGVETLFIPTNPTYSFLSSSLVKEVATWGGDVSHLLPPIVHTAIMERLGRR; translated from the coding sequence TTGCGCCGCGCCGTCTGTCCGGGGTCCTTCGACCCCATCACCAATGGACATCTCGACATCATCGCCCGCGCCTCCAAGCTGTACGACTCCGTACATGTCGCGGTGATGATCAACCAGTCCAAGCAGGGACTCTTCCCGATCGAGGAACGGATCGAGCTGATCCGCGCGGTCACCGCCGAGTTCGGCAATGTCGAGGTCGAGTCCTTCCACGGACTGCTCGTCGACTTCTGCAAGCAGCGCGACATCCCGGCCATCGTCAAGGGTCTGCGCGCCGTCAGCGACTTCGACTACGAACTCCAGATGGCGCAGATGAACAACGGGCTCTCGGGCGTCGAGACCCTTTTCATCCCCACCAACCCCACCTACAGCTTCCTCTCCTCGTCCCTGGTCAAAGAGGTCGCGACCTGGGGCGGCGACGTCTCCCACCTGCTGCCCCCGATCGTCCACACGGCGATCATGGAGCGACTCGGCCGGCGCTGA